ATATTACCCGGCAACAAAATTGCTGGGAGAAGCCTATCTGGCAAAAAAGGATTATGCTGCAGCAAACAAAGCATTCAGTACTTTGGAAACATCCCCGTGGAAAGACTACCAGATGGATGCCAAAAATCTGAAAGCACGCGTTCTGCTTGCACAAGGGAATGTCAACGGCGCATTAGCGGCATTCAATACCGTTGCCAAAATGGATGCCAAATCAGAATCAGAATTAGCCAGTAAAAGAGCAGCACAATTAGGCAGTGCCTGGTGTTTACAAAAAGAAGGTAAGCCTAAAGAAGCGATCAAGAAGCTCGATGAAATCATCAAAAGTGCTAATTCCCAACAAAGCGCCTTACTAGCAGAAGCCTACTTAAGAAAAGGAGACTGCTACCGCGAATTAGGAGAGTCCAAAGAAGCATTAATTGCCTATCTTCATATTGATGTTTTGTTCCCCACAGAGCCTGCAGTCCATGCTGAAGCGCTTTATCGCCTTTCTAATTTGTGGGGGAAAGTTCAGAAACCCGAGCGTGGCGTCGAAGCGCGTGCCGTCTTGCAACAACAATATCCCAACAGTGAATGGACGCAAAAAGCGACAGGAAGCTAATTTTTTAGTACGAATGTCAGATTGCTGGAAAGATTCAGTCAGTATTCCCTTTACAATGCAATTTTGACCTATAAATAATGAACGAAGTTAAAAATACTTCATATTTGAAACACAACAAATCCACGATTTACACTCCTTTCAAAAGACCGGAGACCACAGCAATGATGATGGGGAATTCCTTGGAACGGAATCAGATTTCACTGGCTTATCGTAGCCTGAGTATATTACTTCTCTGCGCAGTCGTTTTTACACCGATTGGCCTGAACTCAAAAATCTGGGCATATCAGGATGAAAAGACTCCCGCCGCAGGAGAGGCCCCCGCAGGTGGTGAAGCCGCACCGGCAGGCGAAGCACCGGCAGCTGGGAATGAAGCTCCTGCAGCAGAAAACCCTCCTGCAGAAAATGGTGCTCCTGCAGCAGCAACGGAAAGTTTTCTGTCCTGGATGATTCGTGCCTCAGGTTTCTTTGGTTTAATCCTGCTCTTACTTTCGTTTTTGATGGTTGCTTTGATCATGGCAAATGTGCTCTCAATTCGACGAGACAATCTGATGCCTCCCGATCTGATCGGCGCCTTTGAAGAAAAAATCAATAGCAAAGATTATCAAGGCGCCTATGAATTAGCCAAAAGCGATGATTCATTCGTTGCCCGCGTGTTGGCTGCAGGCTTAAGCAAGCTGAATCAAGGTTATGCGGAGGCTATTGAAGGCATGCAGGAAGTTGGCGAAGACGAAAACATGGCAATGGAGCACAAGCTAAGCTATCTGGCACTGATTGGTGCCATCGCTCCCATGATCGGACTGATGGGAACTGTTTACGGTATGATTTTGAGTTTCCAGACGATCGCAAGTTCTGCAACTTCACCTAAACCTTCTGAATTGGCAGACGGTATTTCAACGGCGTTGTTTACGACTTTGGAAGGTTTGACTGTCGCAATTCCAGCAATGATTTTCTATAGCCTGCTAAGAAATCGTGTAGCTCGGTTTTCGCTGGAAGTAGGAATGATTAGCGAAAGCCTGATGAACCGTTTTTCTGCTAATAGTAAATAGAGCCTGAACTAATTAAACAGTTTTGCAGCAAATACGGTTCAGAACACAACTCTGTTTGAGTGGAGAACTATCCAATGCGAATTAAATCTCAAAAAGCGGCAGTCGCTGATGTCGACATGACACCGATGATTGATATAGTCTTTCAACTAATCGCTTTTTTTATGGTGATTACCAATTTTGAGCAGATTCAGGCAGACGAACGAGTGAAATTGCCTTCGGATTCTCTGGCAAAACCTCCTGAGACCAAAGCAGCCGATGAACTCGTTTTGAATATTGGCTTTGAACGTAATCAGCAGGGTGAAATTACAGACCCCGAGGCTTATGTTTTTTATACTGGTGAAAAAATTCCAGTACTGAAATTTGGACCAAAGTTCGAACAGGAAGCACGTATCTACAAGCAGAAAAATCAGGATCCGAATGACGTTCCCGTCATACTAAGATCGGATGCTTTAGTAGATACGGGTCTGATACAGGATCTGATTAAGCTCGCTCAAGAGAATGGTTTTACAAAGTTTGCATTCAAGGCAACGCAAAAGACTCAATAGCAAAGTATAGTTAAGAATTTCTGTAGGTTCTACAGATCTCTTTATGACAGGATTATATTCCTATGAAGTTACGTAGTTCAGGCCGGGAAGCAGAAAAGATCGAGCCGCAGATGGCGCCGATGATTGATGTTGTCTTTCAGTTATTGATCTTCTTTATGTTGACACTGAATATTGTTGAACCGGAAGGTGATTTTAATGTCAACATGCCGATCACTGATGACTCTAAGCCTTCTGATGATATGCCTCAGTTCCCTGACATTAAAGTCAGGCTCGTAGCCAATGAAGATGGATCACTGAATACCATTCGGCTGGGACAGGTCAATTTGGGAAATGGACCGAATGTCTTTGCTGGTTTGAATAATGAGATCTTAAAAATTATCGGGAGACCCGGTAATCCAATTACAAAAGATATGGAAGTCGAAATTGAAGCGGACTACAATCTGCACTTTGAATACACTTTGAAAGCAGTCAGTGCTTGCACAGGTCGGCTTGATTCTTCGGGAAAACACATCATCCGTTATATAGAGAAAATCAAGTTTGCACCTCCCGTTGGTGGCCCCACTGCTGGAACTTAAATACAAGACTTTCAGTGTCTTTGGAAGTTCAATTAGTTTCTCTGGTACTCCAGGAAATCTATTAAGATTTAAGTTCTTTACTCGTTCTCGGAACCTTTGCACTTCTTTTTGCATCTAGAGAGTAGCAATAACCAATCTCTTTGGTTTCTAACGCAAGACTATCTGTATGTCTACTCCTTGAATTTCGACAGTGATTTGAGTTAAAGATCACGACCTGTATACA
The Gimesia aquarii DNA segment above includes these coding regions:
- a CDS encoding ExbD/TolR family protein; translated protein: MRIKSQKAAVADVDMTPMIDIVFQLIAFFMVITNFEQIQADERVKLPSDSLAKPPETKAADELVLNIGFERNQQGEITDPEAYVFYTGEKIPVLKFGPKFEQEARIYKQKNQDPNDVPVILRSDALVDTGLIQDLIKLAQENGFTKFAFKATQKTQ
- a CDS encoding tetratricopeptide repeat protein is translated as MKRPIWFCLSLLASFQILLVSNLEAADSVYQYNSSSPLLGDVTGYTKTELTLKRGTKSVKIPANEVERVRWDGEPPQLNIARNQERNGNYAAALEQYKKSQASGSANLKKDLQFMIARATTKSAQSDAAALDNAIKMLDTFIKANGDHYQYYPATKLLGEAYLAKKDYAAANKAFSTLETSPWKDYQMDAKNLKARVLLAQGNVNGALAAFNTVAKMDAKSESELASKRAAQLGSAWCLQKEGKPKEAIKKLDEIIKSANSQQSALLAEAYLRKGDCYRELGESKEALIAYLHIDVLFPTEPAVHAEALYRLSNLWGKVQKPERGVEARAVLQQQYPNSEWTQKATGS
- a CDS encoding ExbD/TolR family protein, whose product is MKLRSSGREAEKIEPQMAPMIDVVFQLLIFFMLTLNIVEPEGDFNVNMPITDDSKPSDDMPQFPDIKVRLVANEDGSLNTIRLGQVNLGNGPNVFAGLNNEILKIIGRPGNPITKDMEVEIEADYNLHFEYTLKAVSACTGRLDSSGKHIIRYIEKIKFAPPVGGPTAGT
- a CDS encoding MotA/TolQ/ExbB proton channel family protein translates to MMMGNSLERNQISLAYRSLSILLLCAVVFTPIGLNSKIWAYQDEKTPAAGEAPAGGEAAPAGEAPAAGNEAPAAENPPAENGAPAAATESFLSWMIRASGFFGLILLLLSFLMVALIMANVLSIRRDNLMPPDLIGAFEEKINSKDYQGAYELAKSDDSFVARVLAAGLSKLNQGYAEAIEGMQEVGEDENMAMEHKLSYLALIGAIAPMIGLMGTVYGMILSFQTIASSATSPKPSELADGISTALFTTLEGLTVAIPAMIFYSLLRNRVARFSLEVGMISESLMNRFSANSK